TGCTTTAGCACTGGCTAGTACTTGGTTTAAGTAACTTGTCGCCAAATTACCCTGAATTACCGTCACGGCACGTTGCTGTGCTTGTGCAAGAGCCTCGCTTTGGCTTAAGGTTTTACGAGCCATTAGCTCTTGCATATATAGGCCAGTAAATACCTCCATAAATGCCGTTTTATAAGATGAGTAGGCTGCATCATCAATGTTCACATAAGGTGACATTTGGGCAACAATTCCATCGGCTTGCTCCTGCATTAGGCCAGTGGCCAATAGAAAACCTGTCAATGTAGGCTGGTCTATCGCCACGGTAGCGGGGAATGCATCTTCAGGCAAAATATGATCCGGGCGGTTGGTGCGAAAATCTGTCATGGCTAGATGAAGGTGCTTGCCAAACTGAAAGTCGCGATAAATACGTGTATTGGGAAATAGGTGCTCGTCATTTATGGTGATAGAGCCCGCAGGCAAATCGACTGTTGTGTGGGGCAGCTGATGATCAATCGGCATGTATTCGAAATATGCCATCTCTGAATTTTTCTTACGTTGAGTTTGCTGCTCATCACCTGCGCCATCAAGATAGGTTGCAGTATCGGCCCAGCTATCGTCAGAAAACTCATGATCATCCCAAATAGCAATCATCGGAAAGCGTTCATGGACACGTTGCAATAACTCGTCGCCTCGGTAAGTTTTATAGAGTTGGCGATAGTTGTCTAGACTGTTCGCTGCTTGAGTTTGGTTTTCACCAACGCCTAAAGTCAGCACACCTTCTTGATCGCTAAATTCAATGCTTCGAGCTCCACCTACCGATTGAAAGGTCGCATCCCCAGTGGTTTCGTAAATATAGTCTCCTAAATGCACGACAAAGTCTAAATCATCGTTATCAAGCAAGGACAGATAATTATTAAAGTAACGCCCGATATAATCTTGACACGAGACATAGGCAAACTTCACTTTTGTATCACTATCAGCAGCCGCAGCAGTTTTTGTTCGGCCAATTCGACTCGTATAATTATTGCCGCCACTTTGATAAATAAATCGGTAATAATAATGTTGTCCTGCGTTTAGCTCCGTTACGCGAATTTTAAGGCAATGATCTGACACAGCTAGCGCATCAAACGAGCTTTCAACAACTAGATTAGTAAAATCTTCATCCGTTGCGACCTGTAACATCAAGGGCGTATCTGCGCCACTTTGATCATCCACTCGCGTCCATAATATAACCGAATCTGCTTTAGGATCACCCGAGACTACTGACTGTGGAAAGAACTGGCTGCCGTCCAATAGACTAGGTGCAGGCGATGTTGAATCAATCACCTCACTTTTATTGCTAGAACTTCCACACCCTAAAATACTTGACGTTGCTACAACGCCAGCACTTACAGCGAGGGTTTTTATAAATTTACGACGGGTATAACTCATATTTCGCTCCTTCCTACACACTATTTAATTATTATTTTATTCGGTTCAACATTCCGCCAAACCGGGTAATTCAATCTATTGTGAATACGCAACTGTTGCTATTCGGGGTATCCTGTAATTTTCTTTATGTCTTGATAAATCGGCTTTAGCTGTCGGTACATTTTTCGATACACCTGCTGATATAATTTGTCA
This window of the Thalassotalea atypica genome carries:
- a CDS encoding alkaline phosphatase D family protein, producing the protein MSYTRRKFIKTLAVSAGVVATSSILGCGSSSNKSEVIDSTSPAPSLLDGSQFFPQSVVSGDPKADSVILWTRVDDQSGADTPLMLQVATDEDFTNLVVESSFDALAVSDHCLKIRVTELNAGQHYYYRFIYQSGGNNYTSRIGRTKTAAAADSDTKVKFAYVSCQDYIGRYFNNYLSLLDNDDLDFVVHLGDYIYETTGDATFQSVGGARSIEFSDQEGVLTLGVGENQTQAANSLDNYRQLYKTYRGDELLQRVHERFPMIAIWDDHEFSDDSWADTATYLDGAGDEQQTQRKKNSEMAYFEYMPIDHQLPHTTVDLPAGSITINDEHLFPNTRIYRDFQFGKHLHLAMTDFRTNRPDHILPEDAFPATVAIDQPTLTGFLLATGLMQEQADGIVAQMSPYVNIDDAAYSSYKTAFMEVFTGLYMQELMARKTLSQSEALAQAQQRAVTVIQGNLATSYLNQVLASAKASLASDHPIQLLPALPEENVAQGLAFYTMGKTTLFNYIGSRYFVIKDTYDIYAGYREYVANLQGTSAQKAFDDMQTAWLAHTFSTSNSTWKMLGSSVSFSPLIFDLSSSRVHSGLNTLEGVLDSTAIPHALKQRFYLEADQWDGFPQFKSNFVDSVMSQFGVISLGGDVHSSYVTEHKANDATGKKSFNFTTSSVSSGTFGSFLQGGMNQIFAQLGDMPDVLTDFPYFFDLLVQTATKRDDISDNMVFSRMWEHGVAIVEVDADQVLVNFHNIGSEFHQLDTVTRSYYDNAEEFLSQVRLYQFKVADGVLTPLQ